In one Etheostoma spectabile isolate EspeVRDwgs_2016 unplaced genomic scaffold, UIUC_Espe_1.0 scaffold00006261, whole genome shotgun sequence genomic region, the following are encoded:
- the LOC116677967 gene encoding myelin-oligodendrocyte glycoprotein: MAPVLLLLVLLPAAASDQETVTGDLGDDVILPCRMDAPSIGTVEWSRPDLEHEYVLLHRDGRLDPTLQHPEFKGRVDLVDRDLKDGDASLILKNVRRIDAGTYECRAVPYGPTRGSRLYIDSQPITTVRLLVTVPSSVVGNSSPGGRPRGPVPGLLLLVAAVLTY; the protein is encoded by the exons ATGGCTCCAGTCCTGCTCCTCTTGGTCCTCCTGCCTGCAGCAGCTTCTG ACCAGGAGACGGTGACGGGGGATCTGGGAGATGATGTCATTCTGCCGTGTCGGATGGATGCTCCCTCCATCGGCACCGTAGAGTGGAGCAGACCAGACCTGGAGCACGAGTACGTCCTCTTACACAGAGACGGACGCCTGGATCCAACCCTCCAGCACCCAGAATTTAAGGGCAGGGTGGACCTGGTGGACAGAGACCTGAAGGACGGAGACGCGTCTTTAATCCTGAAGAACGTGAGACGCATCGACGCTGGGACATACGAGTGTCGGGCTGTACCTTATGGTCCAACACGTGGAAGCAGACTCTACATCGACTCTCAGCCAATCACAACCGTCCGTCTGCTGGTCACTGTCCCAA gTTCTGTGGTTGGGAACTCGTCTCCTGGAGGCCGACCCCGTGGACCGGTACCAGGTCTTCTGCTTCTTGTAGCTGCTGTCCTGACCTATTAA
- the LOC116677975 gene encoding Fc receptor-like A: MKNNIPQDEVDEDEMEEVSLTVSPNSSQVFQGQSVSLSCEEDDSSAGWTLRRITEKDIRTQCGDGWGRPAGSSCNISYMLPWDGGVYWCESREGATSTSISITVPGGPVILQSPVLPVTEGQDLTLHCRTETSSNLPASFYKDGSFIRTGPAGHMTIPHVSRSDEGLYRCSISGVGESPPSRVSVSGRPETSDPPPSSLPPPYTLPPETSAAPLPPTSAAPPRASDSLHLLCRLVVHLVVFCPYCISTFIMVSLCRCRTTGNDLPVAVVMTPQTEEGLDDDDDDDDVITAVSTEHHF; the protein is encoded by the exons atgaaaaacaacatCCCACAGGATGAGGTTGATGAGGATGAGATGGAGGAAG tgtctCTGACTGTGAGTCCCAACAGCTCCCAGGTGTTTCAGGgacagtctgtctctctgagcTGTGAGGAGGACGACAGCTCTGCTGGATGGACTCTGAGGAGGATCACAGAAAAGGACATCAGGACTCAGTGTGGAGATGGCTGGGGAAGACCTGCTGGTTCCTCCTGTAACATCAGCTACATGCTCCCGTGGGACGGTGGGGTGTACTGGTGTGAGTCCAGAGAGGGAGCAACCAGTACCAGCATCAGCATCACTGTCCCTG gTGGACCAGTGATCCTGCAGAGTCCTGTCCTCCCTGTGACGGAGGGACAAGACCTCACTCTGCACTGTAGGACAGAGACGTCCTCCAACCTCCCAGCGTCTTTCTATAAAGACGGCTCCTTCATCAGGACTGGGCCTGCAGGTCACATGACCATCCCCCATGTCTCCAGGTCTGATGAAGGCCTCTACAGGTGCAGCATCAGCGGTGTTGGAGAGTCCCCCCCCAGCCGGGTCTCTGTCTCAG GGAGACCAGAGACCTCAGACCCTCCTCCCAGCTCTCTGCCGCCCCCCTACACTCTTCCCCCTGAAACCTCTGCAGCTCCACTCCCTCCAACCTCTGCAGCTCCCCCCCGGGCCTCAGACTCCCTCCACCTTTTGTGCAGACTAGTGGTCCACCTGGTGGTGTTCTGTCCGTACTGCATCTCCACCTTCATCATGGTGTCTCTATGTCGATGCAGGACCACAG GAAATGACCTGCCTGTTGCCGTGGTGATGACCCCCCAGACTGAGGAGGGattggatgatgatgatgatgatgatgatgtcatcaccGCTGTCTCCACTGAGCATCACTTCTGA